From a region of the Pseudoxanthobacter soli DSM 19599 genome:
- a CDS encoding NADP-dependent malic enzyme, whose translation MSANKPATGANATTNGGTITDREALEFHARGRPGKIEIVPTKPMATQRDLSLAYSPGVAVPVRAIAEEPTRAFDYTARGNIVAVISNGTAILGLGNLGALASKPVMEGKAVLFKRFADVDSIDLEIDTEDVDAFVNAVRYLGPSFGGINLEDIKAPDCFIIESRLRELMDIPVFHDDQHGTAIICTAGLINALHLTGRDVRDIKVVCNGAGAAGIACIELIKAMGVRHDNVILCDTKGVVFQGRTEGMNQWKTAHAVPTDARTLQEAMMGADVFLGVSAKGALTQDMVRSMAPNPIIFAMANPDPEITPEEVAAVRDDAIVATGRSDYANQVNNVLGFPYIFRGALDVRATTINDAMKIAAAQAIAALAREEVPDEVAAAYQGKLLRFGPSYVIPVPFDPRLISTVPPAVAKAAMESGVARRPIVDMKAYAEQLSARRDPVVGSLARIFTKVRQSPKRVVFAEGEEVPVIRAASSFVSQGLGTAILIGREEIIAAAAADAGIEFKPGMEVLNARLSSRNKDYADFLYARLQRQGFLRRDCQRLVNNDRNFFGALMVARGEADAMVTGATRNFATTFEAVLKVIDRKPGHTLIGVSLVLTRGRTVIVADTAVHDTPTAEELADIAVEAAHVARRLGYEPKVAMLANATFGQPPSESAARVQAAVRLLGKRRIDFEVDGEMAADVALNAELLATYPFTSLSGPANVLVMPSADAASIATRMMREIGGATVVGPFLVGLDKSVQIVSLGAKDAELANMAAVAAFNVT comes from the coding sequence ATGTCGGCGAACAAGCCCGCCACGGGCGCGAATGCGACCACGAACGGCGGCACGATCACGGATCGCGAGGCGCTCGAGTTCCACGCGCGGGGACGGCCCGGCAAGATCGAGATCGTTCCGACCAAGCCCATGGCGACCCAGCGCGACCTTTCGCTCGCCTATTCGCCGGGCGTCGCCGTGCCGGTGCGTGCCATCGCCGAAGAACCGACCCGGGCGTTCGACTACACTGCCCGCGGCAACATCGTGGCGGTGATCTCCAACGGCACCGCCATTCTCGGCCTCGGCAATCTCGGCGCGCTCGCCTCCAAGCCGGTGATGGAAGGCAAGGCGGTGCTGTTCAAGCGCTTCGCCGACGTCGATTCCATCGATCTCGAGATCGACACCGAGGACGTGGACGCCTTCGTCAACGCGGTGCGCTATCTCGGCCCCTCGTTCGGCGGCATCAACCTGGAAGACATCAAGGCGCCGGACTGCTTCATCATCGAAAGCCGCCTGCGCGAGCTGATGGACATTCCGGTCTTCCACGACGACCAGCACGGCACCGCGATCATCTGCACCGCCGGCCTGATCAACGCGCTGCACCTGACCGGGCGCGACGTGCGCGACATCAAGGTGGTGTGCAACGGCGCCGGCGCGGCCGGTATCGCCTGCATCGAGCTCATCAAGGCGATGGGCGTGCGCCACGACAACGTCATCCTCTGCGACACCAAGGGCGTGGTCTTCCAGGGCCGCACCGAGGGCATGAACCAGTGGAAGACGGCCCATGCCGTGCCGACCGACGCCCGCACGCTGCAGGAGGCGATGATGGGCGCCGACGTGTTCCTCGGCGTTTCCGCCAAGGGCGCGCTGACGCAGGACATGGTGCGCTCCATGGCGCCGAACCCGATCATCTTCGCCATGGCCAATCCCGACCCGGAGATCACGCCGGAGGAAGTGGCCGCCGTGCGCGACGACGCCATCGTCGCGACCGGCCGCTCGGACTACGCCAACCAGGTCAACAACGTTCTCGGCTTCCCCTACATCTTCCGCGGGGCGCTCGACGTGCGCGCCACCACGATCAACGACGCGATGAAGATCGCCGCCGCCCAGGCCATCGCGGCGCTCGCCCGCGAGGAAGTGCCGGACGAGGTGGCCGCCGCCTACCAGGGCAAGCTGCTGCGGTTCGGGCCGTCCTACGTGATCCCGGTGCCGTTCGACCCGCGGCTGATCTCCACCGTGCCGCCGGCGGTCGCCAAGGCGGCGATGGAATCCGGCGTCGCCCGCCGGCCCATCGTCGACATGAAGGCCTATGCCGAGCAGCTTTCCGCCCGCCGCGACCCGGTGGTCGGCTCGCTCGCCCGCATCTTCACCAAGGTGCGCCAGTCGCCGAAGCGCGTGGTGTTCGCCGAGGGCGAGGAAGTGCCGGTGATCCGCGCCGCCTCCAGCTTCGTCTCCCAGGGCCTTGGCACCGCGATCCTGATCGGCCGCGAGGAGATCATCGCCGCGGCCGCCGCCGATGCCGGCATCGAGTTCAAGCCCGGCATGGAGGTGCTGAACGCGCGCCTTTCGAGCCGCAACAAGGACTATGCCGACTTCCTCTATGCCCGGCTGCAGCGCCAGGGCTTCCTGCGGCGCGACTGCCAGCGGCTCGTCAACAACGACCGCAACTTCTTCGGCGCGCTGATGGTGGCCCGCGGCGAGGCGGACGCCATGGTGACCGGCGCGACGCGCAACTTCGCCACCACCTTCGAGGCGGTGCTGAAGGTGATCGACCGCAAGCCCGGCCACACGCTGATCGGCGTTTCGCTGGTGCTGACCCGCGGGCGCACGGTGATCGTGGCCGACACGGCCGTTCACGACACCCCGACGGCGGAGGAACTGGCCGACATCGCGGTCGAGGCCGCCCACGTCGCCCGCCGGCTCGGCTACGAGCCGAAGGTGGCGATGCTCGCCAACGCCACCTTCGGTCAGCCGCCGAGCGAAAGCGCGGCCCGGGTGCAGGCGGCGGTGCGGCTGCTCGGCAAGCGGCGCATCGATTTCGAGGTGGACGGCGAGATGGCCGCCGACGTGGCGCTCAATGCCGAACTGCTCGCCACCTACCCGTTCACGAGCCTGTCCGGCCCGGCGAACGTGCTGGTGATGCCCTCGGCCGACGCCGCCTCGATCGCGACGCGGATGATGCGCGAGATCGGCGGGGCGACGGTGGTCGGGCCGTTCCTGGTCGGGCTCGACAAGTCCGTCCAGATCGTCTCGCTCGGCGCCAAGGATGCGGAACTCGCCAATATGGCGGCGGTCGCGGCCTTCAACGTGACCTGA
- the hisB gene encoding imidazoleglycerol-phosphate dehydratase HisB has protein sequence MRSGRIERKTNETEIVVGIDLDGTGKAAISTGVGFFDHMLDQIARHGLFDLDISAKGDLHIDDHHTVEDVGIALGVAVRQALGDRRGITRYADAYLPMDEALTRVAVDVSGRPFLVFRTTFPSPKIGTFDTELVEEFFRAFAFNAGLTLHVETLYGANSHHIAESCFKGLARALKAAFAIDPRQANVIPSTKGSLDG, from the coding sequence ATGCGCAGCGGGCGCATCGAGCGCAAGACGAACGAGACCGAGATCGTCGTGGGCATCGACCTCGACGGCACGGGCAAGGCCGCGATCTCGACCGGCGTCGGCTTCTTCGACCACATGCTGGACCAGATCGCCCGCCACGGGCTGTTCGACCTCGACATTTCGGCCAAGGGCGACCTGCACATCGACGACCACCACACCGTGGAGGACGTCGGCATCGCGCTCGGCGTCGCGGTGCGGCAGGCGCTGGGCGACCGGCGCGGCATCACCCGCTACGCCGACGCCTACCTGCCGATGGACGAGGCGCTGACGCGGGTGGCCGTCGACGTCTCCGGCCGGCCGTTCCTGGTGTTCCGCACCACGTTCCCGAGCCCCAAGATCGGCACCTTCGACACCGAGCTGGTGGAGGAGTTCTTCCGCGCCTTCGCGTTCAACGCAGGGCTGACCCTCCACGTCGAGACTCTCTACGGCGCCAACAGCCACCATATAGCGGAGAGCTGCTTCAAGGGGCTGGCGCGCGCGCTGAAGGCGGCCTTCGCCATCGACCCGCGCCAGGCGAACGTGATTCCGTCGACCAAGGGCAGCCTCGACGGCTGA
- a CDS encoding DUF2628 domain-containing protein: protein MSLYIVMEPPRSGDARRDAERVAFVREGFSWLALFVPALWLLCHRMWLVLIGWIVVAVALHLAVERLGTAADLIAGLAFNVACAFEANGLRRWTLARRGYREAAVVAGHSRADCERRYFAERQARAAVQEDDAPAPPPASVPSFPAARAVPSEGEPVLGLFPQPERPS from the coding sequence ATGAGCCTCTATATCGTCATGGAGCCGCCGCGGTCCGGCGATGCCCGGCGCGATGCCGAGCGCGTCGCGTTCGTGCGCGAGGGCTTTTCCTGGCTGGCGCTGTTCGTGCCGGCGCTGTGGCTCCTGTGCCATCGCATGTGGCTGGTCCTGATCGGCTGGATCGTGGTGGCGGTGGCGCTGCATCTCGCCGTCGAGCGCCTCGGCACCGCGGCCGACCTGATCGCCGGGCTCGCCTTCAATGTCGCCTGCGCGTTCGAGGCCAACGGGCTGAGGCGCTGGACGCTCGCCCGCCGCGGCTACCGCGAGGCTGCTGTGGTCGCCGGCCACAGCCGCGCGGACTGCGAGCGGCGCTATTTCGCCGAGCGGCAGGCCCGCGCCGCCGTTCAGGAGGACGACGCCCCCGCGCCGCCGCCGGCCTCCGTCCCGTCCTTTCCGGCCGCCCGCGCCGTTCCCTCCGAGGGCGAGCCGGTGCTCGGCCTCTTTCCGCAGCCGGAGCGTCCGTCATGA
- the hisH gene encoding imidazole glycerol phosphate synthase subunit HisH — protein sequence MSVAVIDYGSGNLRSATKALERAAREAGLATEIVLTSDPAAVAAAERVVLPGVGAFADCRRGLEAVPGLKDAVVEHVEAKGKPFLGICVGMQLMASRGVEYETTDGFGWIAGDVVRIAPSDPALKVPHMGWNTLDVKREHPILAGIPTGPNGLHAYFVHSYHLAAARPEDVIATTDYGGPVTAVVGRDNVVGTQFHPEKSQRLGLALLANFLAWRP from the coding sequence ATGAGCGTCGCCGTCATCGATTACGGCTCGGGCAACCTGCGCTCGGCCACCAAGGCGCTGGAGCGGGCCGCCCGTGAGGCCGGCCTCGCCACCGAGATCGTGCTGACCTCCGATCCCGCGGCGGTGGCCGCGGCCGAGCGCGTGGTGCTGCCGGGCGTCGGCGCCTTCGCCGACTGCCGCCGGGGGCTTGAGGCGGTGCCGGGCCTCAAGGACGCCGTGGTCGAGCACGTCGAGGCCAAGGGCAAGCCGTTCCTCGGCATCTGCGTCGGCATGCAGCTGATGGCGAGCCGGGGCGTCGAATACGAGACCACCGACGGCTTCGGCTGGATCGCGGGCGACGTGGTGCGCATCGCCCCCTCCGACCCGGCGCTCAAGGTGCCGCACATGGGCTGGAACACGCTCGACGTGAAGCGCGAGCACCCGATCCTCGCCGGCATTCCGACCGGGCCGAACGGGCTGCACGCCTATTTCGTCCATTCCTATCATCTTGCCGCCGCGCGGCCCGAAGACGTGATCGCCACCACCGATTATGGCGGGCCGGTCACGGCCGTCGTCGGCCGCGACAATGTCGTCGGCACCCAGTTCCACCCCGAGAAGAGCCAGCGGCTCGGCCTCGCCCTTCTCGCCAATTTCCTCGCGTGGCGCCCATGA
- the hisA gene encoding 1-(5-phosphoribosyl)-5-[(5-phosphoribosylamino)methylideneamino]imidazole-4-carboxamide isomerase gives MILFPAIDLKEGRCVRLVRGEMDKATVFNDDPAAQAAAFAEAGFEWLHVVDLDGAFAGQSRNGAAVEAILKRIRLPVQLGGGIRDRAAIEGWLEKGVTRVILGTVAVRDPALVKEAARAHPGRVVVGIDAKGGRVAVEGWAETSEMAAVDLARAFEDAGVAAIVYTDIDRDGMLQGLNWASTLELAAAVSIPVIASGGLAGIGDVERLMQPDAAILEGAIAGRALYDGRLDPAAALALVKARQAA, from the coding sequence ATGATCCTGTTCCCGGCCATCGATCTCAAGGAAGGCCGCTGCGTTCGTCTCGTGCGCGGCGAGATGGACAAGGCCACCGTCTTCAACGACGACCCGGCCGCCCAGGCCGCGGCGTTCGCCGAGGCCGGCTTCGAGTGGCTGCACGTCGTCGACCTCGACGGCGCCTTCGCCGGCCAGAGCCGCAACGGCGCCGCGGTGGAGGCGATCCTGAAGCGCATCCGCCTGCCGGTGCAGCTCGGCGGCGGCATCCGCGACCGGGCCGCCATCGAGGGCTGGCTGGAGAAGGGCGTGACCCGCGTCATCCTCGGCACCGTCGCGGTGCGCGATCCCGCGCTCGTGAAGGAGGCCGCCCGCGCCCATCCGGGCCGGGTGGTGGTGGGCATCGACGCCAAGGGCGGCCGCGTCGCGGTCGAAGGCTGGGCGGAGACCTCCGAGATGGCGGCGGTCGACCTCGCCCGCGCCTTCGAGGACGCCGGCGTCGCGGCGATCGTCTACACCGACATCGACCGCGACGGGATGCTGCAGGGCCTCAACTGGGCCTCGACGCTGGAACTCGCGGCGGCGGTCTCGATCCCGGTGATCGCATCGGGCGGCCTCGCCGGCATCGGCGACGTCGAGCGGCTGATGCAGCCGGACGCGGCCATTCTGGAAGGCGCCATCGCCGGCCGCGCGCTCTATGACGGCCGGCTCGATCCGGCGGCGGCGCTGGCGCTCGTCAAGGCGCGGCAGGCGGCATAA
- the hisF gene encoding imidazole glycerol phosphate synthase subunit HisF yields the protein MLKVRVIPCLDVKDGRVVKGVQFVDLIDAGDPVEAAEAYDAAGADELTFLDIAASHEGRGILLDVVRRTAERCFMPLTVGGGVRTVEDIRALLLAGADKVSINTAAVTDRDFVRRAAEKFGSQCIVVAIDAKRVSDEGEPPRWEIFTHGGRTPTGIDALDFAEEVTRLGAGEILLTSMDRDGTKIGYDVELTRAVADRVEVPVIASGGVGNLDHLVDGVRDGHASAVLAASIFHFGTYTIREAKDRLAGAGLAVRLDGLTEAAQ from the coding sequence ATGCTCAAGGTCCGCGTCATTCCCTGCCTCGACGTCAAGGACGGCCGGGTGGTCAAGGGCGTGCAGTTCGTCGACCTGATCGACGCCGGCGACCCGGTGGAGGCCGCCGAGGCCTACGACGCCGCCGGGGCTGACGAACTCACCTTCCTCGACATCGCCGCGAGCCACGAGGGCCGCGGCATCCTGCTCGACGTGGTGCGGCGCACCGCGGAGCGCTGCTTCATGCCGCTGACGGTGGGCGGGGGCGTGCGCACCGTGGAGGACATCCGCGCGCTGCTGCTCGCCGGGGCCGACAAGGTTTCCATCAACACCGCCGCGGTGACGGACCGCGACTTCGTGCGCCGCGCGGCCGAGAAGTTCGGCAGCCAGTGCATCGTGGTCGCGATCGACGCCAAGCGGGTTTCCGACGAGGGCGAGCCGCCGCGCTGGGAGATCTTCACCCACGGCGGCCGCACCCCGACCGGCATCGACGCACTCGACTTCGCCGAGGAGGTGACCCGCCTCGGCGCCGGCGAGATCCTGCTGACCTCGATGGACCGCGACGGCACCAAGATCGGCTACGACGTCGAGCTGACGCGCGCGGTCGCCGACCGGGTGGAAGTGCCGGTGATCGCCTCCGGCGGTGTCGGCAACCTCGACCACCTGGTCGACGGCGTGCGCGACGGCCATGCCTCGGCGGTTCTGGCGGCCTCGATCTTCCACTTCGGCACCTACACCATCCGCGAGGCCAAGGACCGCCTCGCCGGCGCCGGGCTGGCGGTGCGCCTCGACGGGCTCACGGAGGCCGCGCAATGA
- a CDS encoding phosphoribosyl-ATP diphosphatase → MTGDRFTLESLDEIVRTRAASEDPGSYTARLMGKGVPKIAQKVGEEAVEAAIAAALGDKAGLTGEAADLLYHLLVLLRACDLPLGDVMEELRRRTAQTGLEEKASRPRG, encoded by the coding sequence ATGACCGGCGACCGCTTCACGCTCGAAAGCCTCGACGAGATCGTGCGCACCCGCGCCGCCTCGGAAGATCCGGGCTCCTATACCGCCCGGCTGATGGGCAAGGGCGTACCGAAGATCGCCCAGAAGGTCGGCGAGGAGGCGGTGGAAGCCGCCATCGCCGCCGCGCTCGGCGACAAGGCGGGGCTGACCGGAGAGGCGGCGGACCTTCTCTACCACCTCCTCGTCCTTTTGCGGGCTTGCGATCTGCCCCTCGGCGATGTCATGGAAGAACTGCGCCGGCGAACCGCGCAGACGGGGCTTGAGGAAAAGGCGTCCCGGCCGCGCGGCTGA
- the coaA gene encoding type I pantothenate kinase translates to MATQRELSPYRVFGEAEWANLRADTPMTLTAEEVGRLQGLHDPVSMSQVERIYLPLSRLLSFYVEATQGLHAATNRFLGRDDGKIPFVIGIAGSVAVGKSTTARLLQALLARWPTSPRVSLVTTDGFLLPNAVLQAEGLMERKGFPQSYDRQALLAFLTDIKAGKPKVTAPVYSHLVYDVMPGETVTVEEPDILIVEGLNVLQPNRLPRHGRAIPFVSDFFDFSIYIDAEEDLIHRWYVSRFMALKQTRFRDPQSYFHRYADISEEEARQFAERLWARINRVNLHENILPTRPRADLILTKGANHDIESVALRKL, encoded by the coding sequence ATGGCTACCCAGCGTGAATTGTCGCCCTACCGCGTGTTCGGCGAGGCCGAGTGGGCGAACCTGCGCGCCGACACCCCGATGACGCTGACGGCCGAGGAGGTCGGGCGCCTCCAAGGCCTGCACGATCCGGTGTCGATGAGCCAGGTCGAGCGCATCTATCTGCCGCTGTCGCGGCTGCTGTCGTTCTATGTGGAGGCCACCCAAGGCCTGCACGCGGCGACCAACCGCTTCCTCGGCCGCGACGACGGCAAGATCCCGTTCGTGATCGGCATCGCCGGCTCGGTCGCGGTCGGCAAGTCCACCACCGCGCGCCTGCTGCAGGCGCTGCTGGCGCGCTGGCCGACGAGCCCGCGGGTGTCGCTCGTCACCACCGACGGTTTCCTGCTGCCCAACGCCGTGCTTCAGGCGGAGGGCCTGATGGAGCGCAAGGGCTTCCCGCAGAGCTACGACCGGCAGGCGCTGCTCGCCTTCCTCACGGACATCAAGGCCGGTAAGCCGAAGGTGACCGCGCCGGTCTATTCCCACCTCGTCTACGACGTGATGCCCGGCGAGACCGTCACGGTCGAGGAACCCGACATCCTGATCGTCGAGGGCCTCAACGTGCTGCAGCCGAACCGGCTGCCGCGCCACGGCCGCGCGATCCCCTTCGTGTCGGACTTCTTCGACTTCTCGATCTATATCGACGCCGAGGAAGACCTGATCCACCGCTGGTACGTCTCGCGCTTCATGGCGCTGAAGCAGACGCGGTTCCGCGATCCGCAATCCTATTTCCACCGCTATGCCGACATTTCCGAGGAAGAGGCGCGGCAGTTCGCCGAGCGGCTGTGGGCCCGCATCAACCGGGTGAACCTGCACGAGAACATCCTGCCGACCCGCCCGCGCGCCGACCTGATCCTGACCAAGGGCGCCAACCACGACATCGAGAGCGTCGCCCTGCGCAAGCTGTGA
- the pyrF gene encoding orotidine-5'-phosphate decarboxylase, with protein MPEARWHPKTARDRLILAVDTPNVAEARAVIADTRGAVGVYKIGLELIYAPGGLELAGELVRTGERVFLDAKLLDIDNTVAGAVRSAVALGADLLTLHAYPKAMAAAVAARGEARTALLAVTVLTSLDDEDLAAAGYRGTVAERVAERAAQAKAAGIDGIVCSPKEVAAVRAVVGPDMLLVTPGVRPAGAAVGDQKRVATPGEAIRDGADMLVVGRPIVGAPDRRAAADAVVAEIAAALG; from the coding sequence ATGCCCGAGGCCCGCTGGCACCCGAAGACCGCGCGCGACCGCCTGATCCTGGCGGTGGACACCCCGAACGTCGCAGAGGCGCGCGCCGTGATCGCGGATACCCGGGGCGCGGTCGGCGTCTACAAGATCGGGCTGGAACTGATCTATGCGCCGGGCGGGCTGGAGCTTGCCGGCGAGCTCGTGCGCACGGGCGAGCGCGTTTTCCTCGACGCCAAGCTGCTCGACATCGACAACACCGTCGCCGGCGCGGTGCGCTCGGCGGTCGCGCTCGGCGCCGACCTCCTGACGCTGCACGCCTATCCGAAGGCGATGGCGGCGGCGGTAGCGGCCCGCGGCGAGGCGCGGACCGCGCTGCTCGCCGTCACCGTGCTGACCTCGCTCGACGACGAAGACCTCGCGGCCGCAGGCTATCGCGGCACGGTCGCCGAGCGCGTCGCCGAACGCGCCGCCCAGGCGAAGGCCGCCGGCATCGACGGCATCGTGTGCTCGCCGAAGGAGGTGGCGGCCGTGCGCGCCGTCGTCGGGCCGGACATGCTGCTGGTGACGCCCGGCGTGCGGCCGGCTGGCGCCGCGGTGGGAGACCAGAAGCGCGTCGCCACCCCCGGCGAGGCCATCCGCGACGGCGCCGACATGCTGGTGGTCGGCCGACCGATCGTCGGGGCGCCGGACCGGCGCGCGGCGGCGGACGCCGTCGTCGCCGAGATCGCCGCCGCGCTCGGCTGA
- a CDS encoding TetR/AcrR family transcriptional regulator, with product MNAADEQAGGAGRSRARAGAAVERGKAAHPRAAGGKPPCSEPAPAKTRGPSPEKTARTREAIVKAAAEEFFEHGFSRATMAGVARRAGLAKGTAYLYFPTKEALFAGVVRHIVSDVLAAAEEREIEPGERIGDYFRRTLAPVMTNAVFAQRAAVARLVISEGAEFPFLAEIYRTGVFEPLMDHIRSHAERARARGELACDALVRLPQLLVGPIWVGIVYNGILNPAEPLDIGAMFSAQIDLLFPPSDKAG from the coding sequence TTGAACGCGGCGGATGAACAGGCGGGCGGTGCCGGCAGGAGCCGTGCGAGGGCCGGCGCTGCTGTGGAACGCGGCAAGGCTGCGCACCCCCGCGCGGCCGGCGGCAAGCCGCCGTGCAGCGAGCCGGCGCCGGCGAAGACGCGCGGCCCGAGCCCGGAAAAGACGGCGCGCACGCGCGAGGCGATCGTCAAGGCGGCGGCCGAGGAGTTCTTCGAGCACGGCTTCTCGCGTGCCACGATGGCGGGTGTCGCCCGGCGGGCCGGCCTCGCCAAGGGCACGGCCTATCTTTATTTCCCGACCAAGGAGGCGCTGTTCGCCGGTGTCGTCCGCCACATCGTCAGCGACGTGCTCGCCGCGGCGGAGGAGCGCGAGATCGAGCCGGGCGAGCGGATCGGCGATTATTTCCGCCGCACGCTGGCGCCGGTGATGACCAACGCCGTGTTCGCCCAGCGCGCCGCGGTGGCGCGTCTCGTCATCTCCGAGGGGGCGGAGTTCCCCTTCCTGGCGGAAATCTATCGCACCGGGGTGTTCGAGCCGCTGATGGACCACATCCGCAGCCATGCCGAGCGCGCCCGGGCGCGGGGCGAACTCGCCTGCGACGCGCTCGTGCGGCTGCCGCAGCTTCTGGTCGGGCCCATCTGGGTCGGCATCGTCTATAACGGCATCCTCAACCCGGCGGAGCCGCTCGATATCGGCGCGATGTTCTCCGCACAGATCGATCTCCTGTTCCCACCCTCGGACAAGGCGGGATAG
- a CDS encoding MFS transporter, which translates to MVAARPVSWLPFRVIALSLVMGTMGATMASPLFPFYADLWGLAASSITIVFVSYMIGVMAAFLFLGRLTDRLGPVPVLRAALLLILGGLSLSATAGGLGSLIAARFAIGIASGMVTTSATVGLVAFEPLGTVRRAPLIASMTTMAGFGLGPLVAGVAAQLAASPLVTPYLVVLAPTALVFGGLLAVRTAGRGETAAAGGARAVRLSLMPRLVLPDREALPGFLVASFAVFTAYGLFSLLASLAPTFLKDLLPWHGPAVSGVALAMVLFCSAGVQFPARRLEPKTGLRMALSLMGLGVILLGLSLGLHIAPLFFAADLSIGLGHGLAFMSGIAIVDRIAGEHNRGGLLSSFLSIGYLGTIAPILAVGFLSDAVGVSNAVIAFCAVSTLSTGLLLSTARLVPVHARAG; encoded by the coding sequence ATGGTCGCTGCCAGGCCGGTCTCATGGCTGCCATTTCGCGTCATCGCCCTTTCCCTCGTCATGGGAACGATGGGCGCGACCATGGCGAGCCCGCTGTTTCCATTCTACGCCGATCTGTGGGGACTGGCGGCGAGTTCGATCACCATCGTGTTCGTCTCCTACATGATCGGCGTGATGGCCGCCTTCCTGTTTCTCGGCCGGCTGACCGACCGGCTCGGCCCCGTGCCCGTGCTGCGGGCGGCGCTGCTGCTGATTCTGGGCGGCCTGTCGCTGTCGGCCACGGCCGGGGGCCTCGGCTCCCTGATCGCGGCGCGCTTCGCCATCGGCATCGCCTCGGGCATGGTGACGACATCGGCAACGGTCGGCCTCGTGGCGTTCGAGCCGCTGGGGACCGTGCGCCGGGCGCCGCTGATCGCCTCGATGACGACGATGGCGGGCTTCGGGCTTGGACCGCTCGTCGCCGGTGTCGCCGCGCAGCTCGCCGCCTCCCCGCTGGTGACGCCCTATCTGGTGGTGCTCGCCCCGACGGCGCTGGTGTTCGGTGGCCTATTGGCCGTGCGCACCGCGGGGCGCGGCGAGACCGCGGCGGCGGGCGGCGCCCGTGCGGTTCGCCTGTCGCTGATGCCCCGCCTGGTGCTGCCCGACCGCGAGGCCCTACCCGGCTTCCTCGTCGCCTCGTTCGCCGTCTTCACCGCCTACGGCCTGTTCAGTCTGCTCGCCTCGCTCGCACCCACCTTCCTGAAGGATTTGCTGCCCTGGCACGGACCGGCCGTCAGCGGCGTCGCCCTCGCCATGGTGCTGTTCTGCTCGGCCGGCGTGCAGTTCCCCGCCCGGCGCCTGGAACCGAAGACCGGCCTTCGCATGGCGCTGTCGCTGATGGGCCTCGGCGTGATCCTGCTCGGCCTGTCGCTCGGATTGCACATCGCGCCGCTGTTCTTCGCCGCCGATCTCTCGATCGGCCTCGGGCACGGGCTGGCGTTCATGTCGGGCATCGCCATCGTCGACCGCATCGCCGGCGAGCACAACCGGGGCGGCCTGTTGTCCTCGTTCCTGTCCATCGGCTATCTCGGTACCATCGCGCCGATCCTGGCGGTCGGCTTCCTGTCCGACGCCGTCGGGGTATCGAACGCGGTCATCGCGTTCTGCGCGGTGAGCACGCTCTCCACCGGGCTGCTGCTCTCCACGGCGCGGCTGGTGCCGGTGCACGCCCGCGCCGGCTGA